The Aphanothece sacrum FPU1 genome window below encodes:
- a CDS encoding NAD(P)(+) transhydrogenase (Re/Si-specific) subunit beta — translation MNDTLCNEALSGLTTGIELTYLVAAALFIVGLKQLGSPATARQGNIVAAVGMLLATVATMINLSVLNYEMILVAIIIGSIIGAITAQKVAMTEMPQMVGIFNGLGGAASALVAVGEFWRLLDTGSTIPIDATLVAILGVFIGGVTLTGSLLAFAKLQGLVSGSPVTFPLQQPFNIFLFLSFIAGSVYLFFNPVNPLLFLALTVVSLVFGVLFVLPIGGGDMPVVISLLNSFSGLAASAAGFILMNNMLIVAGALVGASGIILTQIMCKAMNRSLVSVLFGAFGSAGGTVVGGSGTATDKVVHSIDTEEGAMMLGYARSVVIVPGYGMAVAQAQHTVRELASQLEKMGVEVKYAIHPVAGRMPGHMNVLLAEANVPYNQLYDMDDINPQFEQTDVALIIGANDVVNPAARHDQSSPIYGMPILEVDKAHHTIVIKRGMSAGFAGVENELFYDDKTMMLFGSAQDVVSKLVAEVKQL, via the coding sequence ATGAACGATACTTTATGTAATGAGGCCCTGTCGGGTTTGACCACTGGCATCGAATTGACCTATTTAGTTGCTGCTGCCCTATTTATTGTGGGGTTAAAGCAACTGGGATCACCGGCCACGGCCCGTCAAGGTAATATTGTCGCGGCAGTGGGTATGCTTTTAGCCACGGTCGCTACCATGATTAATCTGTCTGTTCTCAATTATGAGATGATTTTGGTGGCGATTATTATCGGTTCCATTATTGGGGCTATCACCGCGCAAAAAGTAGCCATGACGGAAATGCCCCAAATGGTGGGTATTTTCAACGGATTAGGGGGTGCTGCTAGTGCTTTAGTTGCTGTTGGCGAATTCTGGCGTTTATTAGACACAGGGTCAACTATTCCCATTGATGCAACTTTAGTGGCTATTTTAGGGGTATTTATCGGTGGTGTCACCTTAACGGGTAGTTTACTAGCTTTTGCTAAGTTACAAGGCTTAGTAAGCGGTTCTCCTGTGACTTTCCCCCTACAACAACCTTTCAATATTTTTCTGTTTCTGTCTTTCATTGCGGGCAGTGTTTATCTATTCTTCAACCCGGTTAACCCACTTCTTTTCTTGGCATTAACGGTTGTTTCTCTGGTCTTTGGGGTATTATTCGTCCTGCCTATTGGTGGTGGCGATATGCCTGTAGTTATCTCCCTCTTAAACAGTTTTTCTGGTTTAGCAGCCAGTGCGGCCGGGTTCATCTTAATGAACAATATGTTGATCGTGGCTGGTGCATTAGTGGGAGCATCGGGTATCATCTTAACCCAAATCATGTGTAAAGCCATGAACCGTTCCTTAGTCAGCGTTCTCTTTGGGGCGTTTGGTAGTGCTGGCGGTACGGTAGTTGGTGGTTCCGGTACGGCCACTGATAAAGTAGTCCACTCTATCGATACAGAAGAAGGGGCGATGATGTTGGGTTATGCCCGTTCTGTGGTCATTGTACCCGGATACGGTATGGCGGTAGCGCAAGCGCAACATACGGTCAGAGAATTGGCTAGTCAACTTGAAAAAATGGGCGTAGAGGTTAAATATGCCATTCATCCAGTGGCGGGACGGATGCCTGGACACATGAATGTGTTATTGGCTGAAGCGAACGTTCCCTACAACCAATTGTATGACATGGACGACATCAACCCTCAATTTGAGCAGACTGATGTAGCCTTGATTATTGGGGCAAATGATGTGGTTAACCCGGCGGCCCGTCATGATCAAAGCAGTCCTATCTATGGAATGCCTATCTTAGAAGTAGATAAAGCTCATCATACTATTGTCATTAAACGGGGTATGAGTGCAGGTTTTGCGGGTGTAGAAAATGAATTATTCTACGATGATAAAACCATGATGCTCTTTGGTAGCGCGCAAGATGTTGTCTCTAAATTAGTGGCTGAAGTTAAACAATTATAA
- a CDS encoding superoxide dismutase encodes MAYELPALPYDYTALEPHISKSTLEFHHDKHHAAYVTNYNNAVKGTDLDNKSLEEVIKHIAGDASKQGLFNNAAQAWNHSFYWNCIKPSGGGTPTGPLAAKINEDFGSFEKFVEAFKSAGTTQFGSGWAWLVLDNGTLKVTKTPNADNPMTAGQIPLLTMDVWEHAYYLDYQNKRPAYMDTFVSSLINWDFVAENYAKAI; translated from the coding sequence ATGGCTTACGAACTTCCTGCATTACCTTACGACTATACTGCATTAGAACCCCATATTTCTAAAAGTACCTTAGAATTCCATCACGATAAGCACCATGCAGCTTACGTCACTAACTACAATAATGCAGTTAAAGGGACTGATTTAGATAATAAATCCCTTGAAGAAGTTATCAAACATATTGCCGGTGATGCTTCTAAACAAGGACTATTTAATAATGCTGCCCAAGCGTGGAATCATTCTTTTTATTGGAATTGTATCAAACCTAGTGGTGGTGGCACTCCCACCGGCCCATTAGCTGCTAAAATTAATGAGGATTTTGGTAGCTTTGAAAAGTTTGTTGAAGCCTTCAAAAGTGCAGGTACTACTCAATTTGGTAGTGGTTGGGCTTGGTTAGTATTAGATAATGGTACTCTAAAAGTTACCAAAACCCCTAATGCAGACAACCCTATGACTGCCGGACAAATTCCCTTATTAACAATGGATGTTTGGGAACACGCCTATTATTTAGATTACCAAAATAAGCGTCCTGCTTACATGGATACTTTTGTTAGTAGCTTAATAAATTGGGACTTTGTAGCAGAAAATTATGCCAAAGCTATCTAA
- a CDS encoding DUF29 domain-containing protein, which translates to MNLSTVHNLKELYEIDDYLWIREIVKLLREKRFNELDLENLIEELDDLGSEKKHKIESLLEQIIRHLLMIEYWHNENERNYRNWCAEVIGFRTQINRRMTTNFYNYLEENLSIIYKKARKYVSVKSGLDTFPQECPYTIQQLLDEDWFCEKINQM; encoded by the coding sequence ATGAATCTATCAACGGTACATAATCTCAAAGAATTGTATGAAATTGACGATTATCTATGGATCAGAGAAATCGTAAAATTGTTAAGAGAAAAAAGGTTTAATGAATTGGATTTAGAAAATTTAATTGAGGAGTTAGATGATTTGGGAAGTGAAAAAAAGCATAAAATAGAAAGTCTATTAGAACAGATAATTCGTCATTTGCTGATGATAGAATATTGGCATAATGAGAATGAAAGAAATTATCGAAACTGGTGTGCAGAAGTGATCGGTTTTCGTACTCAAATTAATAGACGTATGACAACGAATTTCTATAATTATCTTGAGGAGAATCTTTCTATTATTTATAAGAAAGCACGTAAATATGTTTCAGTTAAATCGGGATTAGATACTTTCCCCCAAGAATGCCCCTATACAATACAACAATTGTTAGATGAAGATTGGTTCTGTGAAAAAATCAATCAAATGTAA
- a CDS encoding TIGR00725 family protein has protein sequence MKKRIIGVMGPGELGTDTDIKNAYELGKLIAQEGWILLTGGRNVGVMDAASKGAKEFGGLTIGILPNNNTKNISEFIDIAIVTDLGNARNNINVLSSDVIIACGMGLGTASEIALALKNNTPVILLSEHSESQQFFKQLSPNLVTVAVNTQTAINYVKRILME, from the coding sequence ATGAAAAAAAGGATTATTGGAGTCATGGGGCCAGGAGAATTAGGCACAGATACAGACATTAAAAACGCCTACGAATTAGGAAAATTAATTGCTCAAGAAGGATGGATATTATTAACAGGTGGCCGCAATGTAGGAGTAATGGATGCAGCAAGTAAAGGGGCTAAAGAATTCGGGGGTTTAACAATTGGAATTTTACCAAATAATAATACTAAAAATATATCTGAGTTTATTGATATTGCTATTGTGACTGATTTAGGAAATGCTCGAAATAATATTAATGTTTTATCTTCTGATGTTATAATTGCTTGTGGAATGGGGTTGGGAACTGCATCAGAAATAGCTTTAGCATTGAAAAATAATACACCTGTTATCTTATTAAGTGAACACTCAGAAAGTCAACAATTCTTTAAACAATTATCACCTAATTTAGTGACAGTAGCAGTTAATACTCAAACAGCTATTAACTATGTAAAAAGAATACTTATGGAATGA
- a CDS encoding DUF6887 family protein: MTEPNFNTMNLKKLRQYILSHREDNEAFYTFVDRVDKEKNWINNPPLDSIEDLDNYPNFLEKIKKDKDRKVSENLGDLSF; this comes from the coding sequence ATGACTGAACCTAATTTTAACACTATGAATCTCAAAAAGTTGAGACAATATATCTTATCTCATCGAGAAGATAACGAAGCGTTTTATACTTTTGTTGATCGAGTTGATAAGGAAAAAAACTGGATAAATAATCCGCCCCTAGATTCCATAGAAGATCTGGATAATTATCCAAATTTTTTAGAGAAAATTAAAAAAGATAAGGATAGAAAAGTTTCTGAAAACTTGGGCGATCTTTCTTTTTAA
- a CDS encoding DUF6888 family protein gives MIPTQAQVWQCYRLCVWATKLYLPIYLIRLDERTGYIIFIAGEEILIEIYPNGNWRYADD, from the coding sequence ATTATTCCTACACAAGCACAAGTTTGGCAATGTTATCGGTTGTGTGTTTGGGCAACTAAATTATATTTGCCTATCTATTTAATTCGTCTAGATGAACGCACGGGATACATTATTTTTATTGCTGGCGAAGAAATTTTAATTGAAATTTATCCTAATGGTAATTGGAGGTATGCTGATGACTGA
- the acnB gene encoding bifunctional aconitate hydratase 2/2-methylisocitrate dehydratase, with protein sequence MLENYHKHAAERAKLAIPPLPLTAEQTSQLCEMLKNPPKDLKEELLMLLQDRIPPGVDEAAYVKAGFLTGIAKGEITCPLICRQGAVDLLGTMMGGYNVQSLVDLLKSFDSTLASTAAIALSKTLLVFDVFNEVLELSETNPHAKQVVDAWANADWFISKPKVPESIIVTVFKVPGETNTDDLSPAPHATTRPDIPLHALVMLESSMPDGLKTIARLKEKGYPVAYVGDVVGTGSSRKSAINSVLWHIGNDIPFVPNKRSGGYILGGKIAPIFFNTAEDSGAFPIECDVSEMETGDVIIIYPYKGEITNEAGELIATFTTKPDTILDEVRAGGRIPLLIGRGLTDKTRHALGLEPSTIFVRPATPEDTHKGFTLAQKMVGKACSLPGVRPGTSCEPIMTTVGSQDTTGPMTRDELKELACLGFNADFTLQSFCHTAAYPKPIDIKTHHELPDFFSTRGGVALRPGDGIIHSWLNRMLLPDTVGTGGDSHTRFPLGISFPAGSGLVAFAAALGVMPLDMPESVLVKFTGELQPGVTLRDIVNAIPWVAMQQGKLTVAKENKINVFNGRIMEMEGLPDLKVEQAFELTDATAERSCAGSTIKLGKETIAEYLQSNIALIKNMVARGYKDSRTLMRRAAKMEQWLKNPVLMEGDETAEYADIIEINLSEIKEPIVAAPNDPDNVKLMSECAGDKVDEVFIGSCMTNIGHYRAAAKILEGAGRIKSVLWICPPTRMDEKQLREEGVYGTFAASGARTEMPGCSLCMGNQARVEDNATVFSTSTRNFNNRMGKGARVYLGSAELAAVCALLGKIPTVEEYMAIVTQKIDPFAGELYRYLNFNEIEGFEDEGRVIPLEEMPKIEDILGIPAGVLS encoded by the coding sequence ATGTTAGAAAACTATCACAAACACGCAGCAGAAAGAGCAAAACTTGCTATTCCTCCCCTCCCCTTAACCGCAGAACAAACATCGCAACTATGCGAAATGTTAAAAAATCCCCCCAAAGATCTCAAAGAAGAACTTTTGATGTTATTACAGGATAGAATTCCTCCTGGTGTGGATGAAGCAGCATATGTTAAAGCAGGGTTTTTAACGGGTATTGCTAAGGGTGAGATAACTTGTCCCCTCATCTGTCGTCAAGGGGCCGTAGACCTCCTAGGAACCATGATGGGAGGCTATAACGTACAATCTTTAGTAGACTTACTCAAATCTTTTGATAGTACACTAGCATCTACCGCAGCGATCGCATTAAGCAAAACCCTGTTAGTTTTTGATGTTTTCAATGAGGTTTTAGAATTATCTGAAACTAACCCCCATGCAAAACAAGTTGTTGACGCATGGGCCAATGCTGACTGGTTTATCAGTAAACCCAAAGTACCCGAAAGCATTATCGTTACCGTCTTTAAAGTACCTGGGGAAACCAACACCGATGACCTATCCCCTGCCCCCCATGCTACCACAAGACCGGATATTCCCCTTCATGCCTTAGTAATGTTAGAATCGTCCATGCCTGATGGACTCAAAACTATTGCCAGACTCAAAGAAAAGGGTTATCCTGTCGCTTATGTGGGGGATGTAGTGGGGACTGGTTCCTCCCGTAAATCTGCTATCAACTCGGTTTTATGGCACATTGGCAATGATATTCCTTTTGTCCCTAATAAACGGTCTGGAGGCTACATTTTAGGCGGAAAAATCGCCCCTATTTTCTTCAATACTGCTGAAGACTCCGGTGCATTTCCCATCGAATGCGATGTCTCGGAGATGGAAACGGGTGACGTGATCATCATTTATCCCTACAAAGGGGAAATCACTAATGAAGCAGGAGAATTAATTGCCACCTTCACCACTAAACCTGACACTATTCTAGACGAAGTTCGGGCCGGTGGACGCATTCCCTTACTCATTGGACGGGGTTTAACCGATAAAACCCGTCACGCTCTAGGATTAGAACCTAGCACGATATTTGTCCGTCCTGCAACCCCTGAAGATACCCATAAAGGATTTACTTTAGCGCAAAAAATGGTCGGTAAAGCTTGCAGTTTACCAGGGGTCAGACCAGGGACTTCTTGCGAACCCATTATGACTACGGTTGGTTCCCAGGATACCACAGGCCCCATGACCCGTGACGAATTAAAAGAACTTGCTTGTTTAGGGTTCAATGCAGACTTCACCTTACAAAGTTTCTGTCATACTGCTGCTTATCCCAAACCTATAGACATCAAAACTCATCATGAGTTACCTGACTTCTTTTCGACTCGTGGAGGGGTAGCATTGCGTCCTGGGGATGGTATCATCCACTCTTGGTTAAACCGGATGTTATTACCCGATACGGTAGGGACTGGGGGTGACTCTCATACCCGTTTCCCCTTGGGTATTTCCTTCCCCGCAGGTTCCGGTTTAGTCGCATTTGCCGCAGCATTAGGGGTTATGCCCTTAGATATGCCAGAATCAGTATTAGTCAAGTTTACTGGAGAATTACAACCTGGGGTGACATTAAGAGATATTGTTAATGCTATTCCTTGGGTTGCCATGCAACAAGGTAAATTAACTGTTGCTAAAGAAAACAAAATTAATGTTTTCAATGGCCGTATTATGGAGATGGAAGGGTTGCCAGATTTAAAAGTTGAACAAGCTTTTGAATTAACCGATGCAACAGCAGAAAGGTCTTGTGCAGGGTCTACTATTAAGTTAGGAAAAGAGACTATTGCGGAATATTTGCAGTCAAATATTGCCCTAATCAAAAATATGGTGGCACGAGGATATAAAGATTCTCGAACTTTGATGCGTCGTGCGGCAAAAATGGAACAATGGTTAAAAAATCCCGTATTGATGGAAGGAGATGAAACCGCAGAATATGCAGACATCATCGAAATCAATTTAAGCGAGATCAAAGAACCAATTGTTGCTGCACCAAATGATCCTGATAATGTTAAATTGATGTCTGAATGTGCAGGAGACAAAGTTGATGAAGTCTTCATCGGTTCCTGTATGACGAATATTGGACATTATCGCGCTGCTGCCAAAATTTTAGAAGGGGCCGGACGCATTAAATCTGTTTTATGGATATGTCCCCCAACCCGAATGGATGAAAAACAGCTACGAGAAGAAGGCGTTTATGGTACTTTTGCCGCATCTGGTGCGCGAACAGAAATGCCTGGATGTTCCCTATGTATGGGCAACCAAGCGCGTGTAGAAGACAATGCGACGGTATTTTCTACCTCTACCCGCAACTTTAATAATCGTATGGGTAAAGGGGCCAGAGTTTACCTCGGTTCTGCGGAATTAGCTGCCGTTTGTGCGCTATTAGGAAAAATCCCAACAGTTGAGGAATATATGGCCATTGTTACCCAAAAAATTGACCCCTTTGCAGGTGAATTGTACCGTTATTTAAACTTCAATGAAATTGAAGGATTTGAAGATGAAGGACGGGTTATTCCCTTAGAAGAAATGCCCAAGATTGAGGATATTTTAGGCATTCCTGCGGGAGTTTTAAGTTAA
- a CDS encoding XisH family protein, which yields MPAKDIYHNAVKNALIKDGWTITADPYRIKYKDAELFADLAIEKPIAAERNGGKIVVEIKSFLSPSPMRDFEIALGQYILYRNFIKLTEPEYQIYLAIKDSIYENFFQRDSIKDITEINQLLLIVVDMEQEEILQWIN from the coding sequence ATGCCAGCAAAAGATATTTACCATAATGCCGTTAAAAATGCTTTAATTAAGGATGGTTGGACAATTACGGCTGATCCTTACAGAATTAAATACAAAGATGCTGAATTATTTGCTGATTTGGCCATAGAAAAGCCCATTGCTGCTGAACGGAATGGAGGTAAAATAGTTGTTGAAATCAAAAGCTTTTTAAGTCCCTCACCAATGAGAGATTTTGAGATTGCTTTAGGCCAATACATTTTATATCGGAACTTCATCAAGCTTACTGAACCAGAATATCAAATTTATCTAGCTATTAAGGACAGTATTTATGAGAACTTTTTTCAAAGAGATTCCATCAAAGATATTACAGAAATAAACCAATTACTTTTAATTGTTGTTGACATGGAACAAGAGGAGATTTTACAATGGATAAACTAG
- a CDS encoding XisI protein: MDKLEKYRQSIKKVLTEYHEWVSGSSNLNRESCLIFDEVHDQYMWLLMGWEGNKKIRNIQVHIRIKNDKIYIEEDWTEEGIANELLREGVPKEDIVLAFHDPETRKYTEFATF; this comes from the coding sequence ATGGATAAACTAGAAAAGTACCGTCAATCTATCAAGAAAGTTCTAACAGAATATCATGAATGGGTTTCAGGTTCATCCAATCTAAATAGAGAAAGTTGTCTTATATTTGATGAAGTTCATGATCAATATATGTGGCTTTTGATGGGTTGGGAAGGTAATAAAAAAATCAGAAATATTCAGGTTCATATACGCATTAAAAATGATAAAATTTATATTGAAGAAGACTGGACAGAAGAAGGTATTGCCAATGAGTTATTAAGGGAAGGTGTTCCCAAAGAAGATATTGTTTTAGCATTTCATGATCCCGAAACTCGTAAATATACAGAATTTGCAACATTTTAA
- a CDS encoding type II toxin-antitoxin system RelE family toxin — translation MQHFKIVAKIEVIADNLQGDVKKSTNFSQKYRLRVGNYQVLFYIEDDTLIIYRVKHRQNAYN, via the coding sequence TTGCAACATTTTAAAATTGTTGCTAAAATTGAGGTAATAGCAGATAATTTACAAGGAGATGTTAAAAAATCAACCAATTTTTCACAAAAGTATCGGTTACGAGTCGGTAATTATCAAGTATTATTTTATATTGAAGATGATACTTTAATAATTTATCGAGTCAAACATCGGCAAAATGCCTATAATTAA
- a CDS encoding type II toxin-antitoxin system VapC family toxin: protein MLLDSNIIIYAAKIENEFLREFIAENSPCVSALSYIEVLGYHKLDDEDKNYFGQFFNASQILPISQAIINQAVRLKQIRKMSLGDSIIAGTALVYNLTIVTRNVADFRWISELKIFNPFDNYKNK, encoded by the coding sequence ATGTTACTTGACAGTAATATTATTATCTATGCAGCAAAAATAGAAAATGAATTTTTAAGAGAGTTTATTGCAGAGAATAGTCCTTGTGTTTCTGCACTTTCTTATATTGAAGTCTTAGGTTATCATAAATTAGATGATGAGGATAAAAACTATTTTGGGCAGTTTTTTAATGCGTCTCAAATTTTACCAATTTCTCAAGCTATCATTAATCAAGCAGTCAGACTAAAACAAATTAGAAAGATGTCTCTAGGAGATTCTATCATTGCTGGAACAGCTTTAGTTTATAATTTAACTATTGTCACTAGGAATGTTGCTGATTTTAGGTGGATTAGTGAATTAAAAATATTTAATCCTTTTGATAATTATAAAAACAAGTAA
- a CDS encoding XisH family protein, translated as MPAKDIYHEGFKNALIKEGWQIIRDPYTIRYEGLKLFADLKGKKLFSAQKEDTDIVVEIKSFLSLSLIHEFQCALGQYILYRTLLSQINPDCHLYLAIEQEVYETFFQQKGVKLVTEQYQILLIVINIYEEKVIKWIN; from the coding sequence ATGCCGGCAAAAGACATCTACCATGAGGGATTTAAAAATGCTTTAATTAAGGAGGGTTGGCAGATCATTCGTGATCCTTATACGATTAGATATGAGGGACTCAAACTATTTGCTGATCTTAAAGGAAAAAAGTTGTTTTCTGCACAAAAAGAAGACACTGACATTGTTGTTGAAATTAAAAGTTTTTTAAGTCTTTCCCTGATTCATGAATTTCAGTGTGCTTTAGGGCAATATATTTTATATCGCACCCTATTATCTCAAATCAATCCTGATTGTCATCTTTACCTAGCGATTGAACAAGAAGTCTATGAAACTTTCTTTCAACAAAAAGGTGTTAAACTGGTCACAGAGCAGTATCAAATTTTACTAATTGTTATTAATATTTATGAGGAGAAAGTGATTAAATGGATAAATTAA
- a CDS encoding XisI protein, producing the protein MDKLSHYRSLVKKILTEYDQIASQTPNISGVDTVLAFDEERDQYLWFDVGWHERKRVKAISVYVRIKNDKIYVEEDWTEEGIATELLREGVPKEDIVLAFHDPETRKYTEFAIA; encoded by the coding sequence ATGGATAAATTAAGTCATTATCGCTCACTTGTCAAAAAAATTTTAACAGAATATGATCAAATTGCTAGTCAAACCCCTAATATATCTGGGGTTGATACTGTATTAGCTTTTGATGAAGAAAGAGATCAATATCTGTGGTTTGATGTAGGGTGGCATGAACGAAAACGAGTTAAAGCAATTTCTGTTTATGTTAGGATTAAAAACGATAAAATTTATGTTGAGGAAGATTGGACTGAGGAAGGTATTGCTACTGAATTATTAAGAGAAGGAGTCCCCAAAGAAGATATTGTTTTAGCATTTCATGATCCCGAAACTCGTAAATATACTGAATTTGCTATTGCTTAA
- a CDS encoding type II toxin-antitoxin system VapC family toxin, with amino-acid sequence MIKVIILDSTPVGLITNPKASILAKDCQKWFNTLFERGYEVILSEIVDYEIRRELLRANKISGIKKLNQLKSELIYLPITTEVMLKAADLWAKARQKGKPTADNKALDGDVILAAQALLLKDNKYEVIIATSNTKHLSIFVDAREWQDI; translated from the coding sequence ATGATAAAAGTCATTATTCTTGATTCTACACCAGTGGGATTAATTACTAATCCTAAAGCGAGTATATTGGCAAAAGATTGTCAAAAATGGTTTAATACGCTATTTGAGAGAGGATATGAGGTAATATTGTCAGAAATTGTTGATTATGAAATTAGACGAGAACTATTAAGAGCTAATAAAATATCAGGAATTAAGAAACTTAATCAGCTTAAATCTGAACTAATTTATCTTCCTATTACGACTGAGGTAATGTTAAAAGCAGCAGATTTATGGGCTAAAGCAAGACAAAAAGGTAAACCCACTGCTGATAATAAAGCGTTAGATGGTGATGTTATTTTAGCTGCTCAAGCACTTTTATTAAAAGATAATAAATATGAGGTCATTATTGCAACAAGTAACACGAAGCACCTTTCTATATTTGTTGACGCTAGAGAATGGCAAGATATATAA
- a CDS encoding THUMP domain-containing class I SAM-dependent RNA methyltransferase gives MTNTYFATVARGLEEIAAKELEDLGAKEVIPDFTGVHFQGDKELLYRVNLWSRIIFRVLVPIETVDSDDSTQLYDNVQQIDWSNYLQPDQTFAVNCTGNNQNLNHTHFTALQIKQAIVDYQYQVFQERSDIDVKNPNILINAHIKDNHCIISLDSTGESLHKRGYRPAMGLAPLKETLAAALLKMANWEPNIPFLDPMCGSGILPIEAALQGLNIAPGLYHKQFSFENWQDFDQTLYEKIIQEAEQQQLTNLKAPIFGSDQDFDIIKQAKTNARNCYVNHQIEFSQIELEDVEPPTDQGIIVCNPPYGKRLGNSQELGELYKLLGDVFKQKFKGWTAYVLTGNKELSKQIGLRTSRRLPVYNGSIACTLLKYELY, from the coding sequence ATGACTAATACTTATTTTGCGACTGTGGCCAGAGGTTTAGAAGAAATTGCAGCTAAAGAATTAGAAGATTTAGGCGCAAAAGAGGTGATTCCTGATTTTACTGGGGTTCATTTTCAAGGAGATAAAGAATTACTCTATCGGGTTAATTTATGGTCAAGAATCATTTTTAGAGTTTTAGTTCCCATTGAAACGGTTGATAGTGATGATTCCACTCAATTATATGACAATGTTCAACAAATAGATTGGTCTAATTATTTACAGCCTGATCAAACTTTTGCCGTTAATTGTACAGGCAACAATCAAAATTTGAATCATACTCATTTTACCGCATTACAAATTAAACAAGCAATTGTAGATTATCAGTATCAAGTATTTCAAGAAAGGTCTGATATTGATGTCAAGAATCCTAATATTTTAATCAATGCTCATATTAAAGACAATCATTGTATAATTAGTTTAGATAGTACGGGAGAGAGTCTACATAAAAGAGGCTATCGTCCGGCTATGGGGTTAGCTCCTCTAAAAGAAACCTTAGCCGCAGCTTTATTAAAAATGGCTAATTGGGAACCGAATATTCCCTTTTTAGACCCTATGTGTGGCTCAGGAATTTTACCCATAGAAGCAGCATTACAGGGGTTAAATATTGCCCCTGGTTTATATCATAAACAATTTAGTTTTGAGAATTGGCAAGACTTTGATCAAACTTTGTATGAGAAAATAATTCAAGAGGCAGAACAGCAACAATTAACTAATCTAAAAGCCCCGATTTTTGGCAGTGATCAAGATTTTGATATTATCAAACAAGCTAAAACAAATGCGAGAAATTGTTATGTTAATCATCAAATTGAATTTAGTCAAATAGAATTAGAAGATGTTGAACCTCCCACCGATCAAGGAATTATAGTTTGTAATCCTCCCTATGGTAAACGTCTTGGTAATTCTCAAGAATTAGGAGAATTATATAAGTTATTAGGGGATGTTTTTAAACAAAAATTTAAAGGTTGGACAGCTTATGTTTTAACGGGAAATAAAGAATTATCTAAGCAAATTGGTTTGAGAACTTCTCGTCGTCTTCCTGTTTATAATGGTTCAATTGCTTGTACTTTATTAAAATATGAATTATATTAA
- a CDS encoding 2'-5' RNA ligase family protein, with amino-acid sequence MDYSKRRFFIALLPPQEVQEIASKIQHYFAEVYQSKAALKSPPHITLQPPFEWEFSNLSNLEEQLQKFSQTQYTLSLTLDGFAAFKPRVIYMNVLKMPDLLLMQKDLMFHLESELQIIDPVSKSRPYTPHLTVAFRDLTKPNFHQAWTEFQTKELYFEFSVERLTLLIHNGKMWEVQQQFLFNS; translated from the coding sequence ATGGACTATTCAAAAAGACGATTTTTTATTGCCTTACTGCCTCCTCAAGAAGTGCAAGAAATAGCCAGCAAAATTCAACACTATTTTGCTGAAGTTTATCAGAGCAAAGCTGCTCTTAAATCTCCTCCTCATATTACTTTACAGCCTCCCTTTGAATGGGAATTCAGTAATTTATCTAATTTAGAGGAACAATTACAAAAATTCTCTCAGACTCAATATACTCTGTCCTTAACATTAGATGGTTTTGCCGCATTTAAACCTCGTGTTATTTATATGAATGTTTTAAAAATGCCTGATTTACTATTGATGCAAAAAGATTTAATGTTTCATCTGGAGTCAGAATTACAAATTATTGATCCTGTATCTAAAAGTCGTCCCTATACCCCTCATTTAACGGTGGCTTTCCGAGATTTAACTAAACCTAATTTTCATCAAGCTTGGACAGAATTTCAGACAAAAGAATTATATTTTGAATTTTCTGTTGAGCGACTGACTTTATTGATTCATAATGGTAAAATGTGGGAAGTACAGCAACAATTTTTATTTAATTCATGA